DNA from Acinetobacter sp. TR3:
GTATTGCTTACTAAAAAAGCATAGGAATGAACAATCATGAGCAATATTTCAATCAATCAGGCAAGTAAATTGTTCAAGGTTAGCCGTAATACTATCTATGCTCGTATTAAGAAAGGGGAGATAACTAAAAATAGTGATGGTAATGTTTCTGTTCAAGATATGATGCGTTTATTTGGAGATAAAGCAGATAAAA
Protein-coding regions in this window:
- a CDS encoding plasmid replication DNA-binding protein, with translation MSNISINQASKLFKVSRNTIYARIKKGEITKNSDGNVSVQDMMRLFGDKADKKATEQAVNELLNSTNNIEQLIEHPKRNNEQLLE